Proteins co-encoded in one Candidatus Poribacteria bacterium genomic window:
- a CDS encoding DUF362 domain-containing protein: MGTKVGLAKTGRRRSNVFEALDNIRDELTPKVGEQVLLKPNFLSSTNQLASSHVDAMRGAIDFLLSTPHPPKEIIVAEGANEAFSGEAFQVFGYEALQAEYDLPIRLVDLHQETEWVETTVFLAERNEDTVRMPKIVLDCPCTISVAIAKTHDAGVVTLAMKNMIMGTLHKEDRIKMHGYHSHADRVLPREAQTLNINLLRLSRHLKPDIAIVDGTVGLQGNGPGGTDSVPLGIAIASGDVFAADAATTKAMGFEPLEIGLFHYANEMGYGIADLDKIDIVGPAVETVATSFKPHETAELQFQWEEASPAEYLAVD, encoded by the coding sequence ATGGGTACGAAAGTTGGGCTTGCCAAAACCGGCAGGCGACGCTCTAACGTTTTTGAGGCGTTGGACAATATACGGGATGAACTTACACCAAAAGTCGGTGAGCAGGTCCTGTTAAAACCGAATTTTCTCTCCAGCACGAATCAACTCGCCTCATCGCACGTTGATGCCATGCGCGGGGCGATTGATTTTCTGCTGAGTACTCCACATCCGCCAAAAGAGATAATTGTTGCTGAGGGCGCAAATGAAGCGTTCTCCGGTGAGGCATTCCAAGTTTTCGGGTATGAGGCACTTCAAGCCGAGTACGATCTACCGATCCGACTCGTGGATTTGCATCAGGAAACCGAATGGGTAGAAACCACGGTTTTTCTTGCTGAACGTAACGAAGATACTGTGCGGATGCCGAAGATAGTCCTCGATTGCCCCTGCACGATCTCTGTTGCTATCGCGAAAACACACGATGCTGGTGTAGTGACACTCGCCATGAAGAATATGATTATGGGTACCTTGCATAAGGAAGATCGGATAAAAATGCACGGCTACCACAGTCACGCAGATCGAGTGCTTCCACGCGAAGCGCAGACGCTCAATATCAACCTACTTCGTCTCTCACGTCACCTTAAACCCGATATCGCTATTGTTGATGGTACCGTTGGGTTACAAGGCAATGGACCCGGTGGCACCGATTCTGTTCCCCTCGGGATCGCGATTGCGAGCGGAGATGTGTTCGCAGCTGACGCAGCCACGACAAAAGCGATGGGTTTTGAACCCTTAGAGATTGGGCTGTTCCATTACGCAAATGAAATGGGCTATGGCATCGCAGATCTTGACAAAATCGACATCGTCGGACCCGCTGTAGAGACAGTTGCGACATCGTTTAAGCCTCATGAGACCGCCGAACTCCAGTTCCAATGGGAGGAAGCGAGTCCTGCAGAATATCTGGCGGTAGACTAA
- the murQ gene encoding N-acetylmuramic acid 6-phosphate etherase produces MIKTTEQQNLNSLDIDLKSTSEIIRIFHEEDRKAIEAVEAESEAIAHAIELCVAAFRTGGRLFYVGAGTSGRLGVLDASECPPTFSTPPEMVQGIIAGGDIALRRSVEGEEDKPESGARTVRERHLTSQDVLVGIASSGQTPYVIGALREAHTIGATTIFLCCVPPPEESKDWVTHFITPIVGPEIIAGSTRLKAGTATKLILNMLTTVSMIKLGKIYNNLMVDVHASNTKLVARSIRIVQAVTGVDAAVAEEALARADGRAKLAIVMLAKGLNPTDANTLLEKREGFLRQILD; encoded by the coding sequence ATAATTAAAACAACGGAACAGCAAAACCTGAATTCTCTTGATATTGATTTGAAGTCAACGTCAGAAATCATCCGAATTTTTCACGAAGAAGATCGGAAAGCGATTGAGGCAGTAGAAGCAGAATCGGAAGCGATTGCACACGCTATCGAATTATGTGTTGCTGCATTCCGCACCGGTGGCAGGCTATTTTATGTAGGCGCGGGCACGAGTGGTAGACTTGGGGTATTGGATGCCTCTGAATGTCCACCGACCTTTAGTACGCCGCCAGAGATGGTCCAAGGGATAATTGCCGGTGGGGACATTGCGTTACGTCGTTCAGTAGAAGGTGAAGAAGATAAGCCTGAAAGCGGTGCACGCACTGTCCGAGAGCGACACCTCACATCACAAGATGTGCTCGTTGGAATTGCAAGCAGTGGACAAACCCCTTACGTTATAGGGGCTTTGAGGGAGGCACACACCATTGGCGCGACAACCATATTCCTCTGCTGTGTTCCACCGCCTGAGGAATCGAAGGACTGGGTAACGCATTTCATAACACCCATTGTCGGACCTGAGATTATCGCTGGCTCAACCCGATTGAAAGCAGGAACAGCCACAAAACTGATTCTGAACATGTTGACGACTGTTTCTATGATTAAACTCGGTAAGATCTATAACAACCTGATGGTAGATGTCCACGCCTCTAACACGAAATTGGTGGCGCGGAGCATCCGAATTGTCCAAGCCGTCACTGGGGTTGATGCTGCGGTGGCTGAGGAAGCATTAGCACGGGCAGACGGTCGCGCCAAACTCGCCATTGTAATGCTCGCGAAAGGACTGAATCCAACGGACGCGAACACATTATTAGAAAAACGCGAGGGATTTCTACGACAAATTCTTGATTGA
- a CDS encoding ATPase → MYIIGIDGGGTKTIGILATGTGQRLAQAEAGPANYHVVGEAKTQAVLEDLIAELYKKAGVPSGSAVRCCLGMAGLGRAADREVIGRICDELGIYQNRILTHDAHIALVGGTGKQEGVIVISGTGAIVYGINTDGREARASGWGYLLGDEGSGYDVAIKGLQSVARAADGRDVQTDLTDQILNRIELNEPSELIRWVHAASRDTIAQLAEAVFDTARTADAVAERIVDKAADELVCAAVSVIEQLEFTEPFDIVLSGGNLIHQTMFADKLRHRFARIQPQASVQLPKHEPAYGAVLLAQASL, encoded by the coding sequence ATGTACATCATTGGAATTGATGGCGGCGGCACGAAAACGATCGGTATTCTGGCAACAGGAACGGGGCAACGCCTCGCACAAGCGGAAGCAGGACCCGCAAACTACCACGTCGTTGGCGAAGCGAAAACGCAAGCAGTTTTGGAAGACCTCATCGCGGAACTTTACAAAAAAGCAGGCGTTCCATCAGGAAGTGCTGTCCGGTGCTGTTTGGGTATGGCTGGTTTGGGACGCGCGGCAGACCGAGAAGTGATTGGACGGATTTGTGACGAACTTGGCATCTATCAGAATCGGATTTTGACCCACGACGCACATATCGCTCTCGTGGGTGGCACGGGGAAACAGGAAGGTGTCATTGTCATCTCTGGAACGGGTGCGATTGTCTACGGCATCAACACCGATGGTAGAGAAGCACGCGCGAGTGGTTGGGGATATCTCCTTGGAGACGAAGGGAGCGGTTACGACGTTGCTATAAAAGGACTCCAATCCGTTGCCCGTGCCGCTGATGGCAGAGATGTCCAAACCGACTTGACAGATCAAATCCTCAATAGAATTGAACTCAACGAACCGAGCGAACTGATTCGCTGGGTGCATGCCGCGAGTCGAGATACAATTGCCCAGTTGGCAGAGGCGGTGTTTGATACTGCCCGAACAGCGGACGCGGTTGCAGAACGTATTGTTGACAAGGCTGCTGATGAACTCGTTTGTGCCGCAGTGAGTGTAATTGAACAGCTGGAATTCACAGAACCGTTTGATATTGTTCTCAGTGGTGGTAACCTTATTCATCAAACGATGTTCGCTGATAAACTCCGCCACCGGTTTGCGAGGATTCAACCACAGGCATCGGTGCAACTCCCAAAACATGAGCCTGCGTATGGTGCTGTGTTGTTAGCACAAGCGAGTTTATAG
- a CDS encoding DUF2752 domain-containing protein — MFNHIFLARFFLIGLGVVGIYTTISGMSPAEVSLVPCILHSVTDIPCPGCGMTRACIVLTHGHFADAWRYHPFSYLIIGLAIGSAFFPMWLKNAWTRCSPITQNTIAISGIVLCLSIWIHKLWT; from the coding sequence ATGTTTAACCATATATTTCTCGCTCGTTTCTTTCTTATCGGATTGGGTGTAGTAGGGATTTACACCACAATTTCAGGAATGTCACCAGCAGAGGTCTCATTGGTTCCGTGTATACTTCATTCAGTAACCGATATTCCATGCCCTGGGTGTGGAATGACGCGGGCATGTATTGTTTTAACACACGGACATTTCGCAGACGCATGGCGTTACCATCCGTTTTCTTATTTAATTATTGGATTGGCTATTGGATCGGCATTCTTTCCGATGTGGTTAAAAAACGCTTGGACCCGTTGCTCACCGATCACTCAAAATACGATTGCTATCAGTGGAATTGTGCTATGTCTCTCTATTTGGATTCACAAATTGTGGACATAA